A region from the Janthinobacterium agaricidamnosum genome encodes:
- a CDS encoding LysR family transcriptional regulator, with translation MKLPDLNLLVALDILLEEGSAVAAARRMNLSAPAMSRTLARIRDAIGDPVFVRSGRGLAPTPRALELREQVRGVVEQAHAVFTSGREIDLRTLERTFSLCANDVFVGAYGGKLRDLLASHAPNTVLRFVPEGDGATENDALHAGRIDLYISARRAFAPDIKLQQLFSSGFVGIARSDHPIFDGPMNLDSFTEYEHISVSRRGLARGPFDTALAERGYMRRVSLITPNFQSAIFAVADSRLLLPLMPTPLLPIVERLGLKLRTFALPIPVDNVDVFQAWHPRLDHDHAHRWLRATIKSLCGSAPGA, from the coding sequence ATGAAACTCCCCGACCTGAATCTGCTCGTCGCCCTCGACATCCTGCTCGAGGAAGGCAGCGCCGTGGCCGCCGCGCGGCGCATGAATCTGAGCGCGCCGGCCATGAGCCGCACCCTGGCGCGCATCCGCGACGCCATCGGCGACCCCGTCTTCGTGCGCTCCGGGCGCGGCCTGGCGCCCACCCCGCGCGCGCTGGAATTGCGCGAGCAGGTGCGCGGCGTGGTGGAGCAGGCGCACGCCGTCTTCACGTCCGGCCGTGAAATCGACCTGCGCACCCTGGAACGCACCTTCAGCCTGTGCGCCAACGACGTGTTCGTCGGCGCCTACGGCGGCAAGCTGCGCGACCTGCTGGCCAGCCATGCGCCGAACACGGTGCTGCGCTTCGTGCCCGAAGGCGATGGCGCCACGGAAAACGACGCCCTGCACGCGGGCCGCATCGACCTGTACATCAGCGCGCGACGCGCCTTTGCGCCCGACATCAAGCTGCAGCAGCTGTTTAGCAGCGGCTTTGTCGGCATCGCCCGCAGCGACCATCCGATCTTCGACGGCCCCATGAACCTGGACAGCTTCACCGAGTACGAACATATCAGCGTGTCGCGGCGCGGCCTGGCGCGCGGCCCGTTCGACACGGCCCTGGCCGAGCGGGGCTACATGCGCCGCGTTTCGCTGATCACGCCCAATTTTCAGTCCGCCATCTTCGCCGTGGCCGATTCGCGCCTGCTGCTGCCGCTGATGCCCACGCCCCTGCTGCCCATCGTCGAGCGCCTGGGATTGAAGCTGCGCACCTTCGCGCTGCCCATTCCCGTCGACAACGTCGACGTGTTCCAGGCCTGGCATCCGCGCCTCGACCACGACCACGCACACCGCTGGCTGCGCGCGACGATCAAGTCGCTGTGCGGCAGCGCGCCGGGCGCGTAG
- a CDS encoding ATP-binding cassette domain-containing protein, with the protein MTPLLELAFATTQLGQQYFGPFNLQVAPGERVAILGPSGAGKSTLLKLMARELRPQAGQVVFAGRPLAQWPLAELALRRAVLPQGSTVAFGLPCELVIGLGRVARLADPQLGRIVQQAAALAHAAHLLGRRLDTLSGGEQARVQLARIFAQMWDVQDGLILVDEPLAALDPGLQFDLLDSLRQFCAARGHAVVAILHDINHALLGFERLLLVRSGQLVADIASDAGAVPALAALYGIALTTATSSDGHVCVIPARSAVRRAA; encoded by the coding sequence ATGACGCCTTTATTGGAACTCGCCTTCGCCACCACGCAACTGGGCCAGCAGTATTTCGGCCCGTTCAATCTGCAGGTGGCACCCGGCGAGCGCGTCGCCATCCTCGGCCCCAGCGGCGCGGGCAAGTCGACCCTGTTGAAACTGATGGCGCGCGAACTGCGGCCGCAGGCGGGCCAGGTGGTCTTCGCCGGCCGGCCGCTGGCGCAGTGGCCGCTGGCGGAACTGGCGCTGCGCCGCGCCGTCCTGCCGCAAGGTTCGACCGTGGCTTTCGGCTTGCCGTGCGAACTGGTGATCGGCCTGGGGCGGGTGGCGCGCCTGGCCGACCCGCAGCTGGGACGGATCGTGCAGCAGGCAGCCGCCCTGGCGCACGCCGCGCATTTGCTGGGGCGGCGCCTGGACACCCTGTCCGGCGGCGAGCAGGCCAGGGTGCAGCTGGCGCGCATCTTCGCGCAGATGTGGGATGTGCAGGATGGCTTGATACTCGTCGACGAACCGCTGGCGGCGCTCGATCCCGGCCTGCAATTCGATTTGCTCGACAGCCTGCGGCAGTTTTGCGCCGCGCGCGGCCACGCCGTCGTCGCCATCCTGCACGACATCAACCACGCCTTGCTGGGCTTCGAGCGCTTGCTGCTGGTGCGTTCGGGCCAGCTGGTGGCGGATATCGCCAGCGATGCCGGCGCCGTGCCCGCGCTGGCCGCGCTATATGGCATCGCCCTGACGACGGCGACCAGCAGCGACGGCCACGTGTGCGTCATCCCTGCGAGAAGCGCGGTGCGCAGGGCCGCCTGA
- the gcvA gene encoding transcriptional regulator GcvA, whose product MSRPLPPLAALHAFEAAARHEGFQRAGEELHVSAGAIGHHVKQLEAWLGIVLFQRLPRGVVLTSAGQRYAASLGPILNQLADVSEQARRQGDDKVVTVTATSSLVSRWLMPRLGRLRDRYPQIELRVLASMHPVDLARDGVDVAIRLGPGRYPGLKVDLLMEEWFSAVCSPGFRANAASLRQPADLLRYPLLHDEPEVHLPGEIDWTRWLHSCGVHYSGNSGNSGARFSHTYLCLDAAASGQGVAIAASPLIGDDLRSGRLVRVFEHAVRGPHCYYLLRSPQAETRPLVHAFCEWLIAEARADQETVWPTVETA is encoded by the coding sequence ATGTCACGTCCCTTGCCACCGCTCGCCGCCCTGCACGCCTTCGAGGCGGCCGCCCGCCATGAAGGTTTCCAGCGCGCGGGCGAAGAATTGCACGTCTCGGCCGGCGCCATCGGCCACCACGTCAAACAGCTGGAAGCGTGGCTCGGCATCGTGCTGTTCCAGCGTCTGCCGCGCGGCGTGGTGCTCACCAGCGCCGGCCAGCGCTATGCGGCTTCGCTGGGGCCGATACTCAACCAGCTGGCCGACGTCTCCGAACAGGCGCGGCGCCAGGGCGACGACAAGGTCGTCACGGTGACGGCCACCAGCTCGCTCGTCTCGCGCTGGCTGATGCCGCGCCTGGGCCGGCTGCGCGACCGCTACCCGCAGATCGAACTGCGCGTGCTGGCGTCCATGCACCCGGTCGACCTGGCGCGCGATGGCGTGGACGTGGCCATCCGCCTGGGACCAGGCCGCTATCCGGGCCTCAAAGTGGATCTATTGATGGAAGAATGGTTTTCCGCCGTCTGCAGCCCCGGTTTCCGCGCCAACGCGGCCAGCCTGCGCCAGCCGGCCGACCTGCTGCGCTATCCGCTGCTGCACGACGAGCCGGAAGTGCACCTGCCCGGCGAAATCGACTGGACGCGCTGGCTGCACAGCTGCGGCGTGCATTACAGCGGCAATAGCGGCAACAGCGGCGCGCGCTTTTCACACACGTATTTATGCCTGGACGCAGCCGCCAGCGGCCAGGGCGTGGCCATTGCCGCCAGTCCCCTGATCGGCGACGACCTGCGCTCGGGCCGCCTGGTGCGCGTGTTCGAACACGCCGTGCGCGGCCCCCACTGCTATTATCTGCTGCGTTCGCCCCAGGCGGAAACGCGGCCCCTCGTGCACGCGTTTTGCGAATGGCTGATCGCCGAAGCGCGCGCCGACCAGGAAACCGTCTGGCCCACCGTGGAGACAGCATGA
- a CDS encoding HlyD family secretion protein yields the protein MQTTILRSRAFLLGLALLACALAFCAWQLLFARGDEQGTDDAFVSADYTVLSPKVGGIVREVLVEDNQTVKAGQLLARIDDRDYQAAAASARAEVAGAEAQLANARATLQRQQSVIEQATTLVDANQAEDKLAQQELARSTHLAGQGAGSVQNAQQAQSRFDVSRARLAQNRAALVATRKQTDILQAQQGAAEAALLRARASLQRAELDLSHTQLRAPIDGIVGRRAVRVGALVAPGASLMAVVPLNRSFVIANLQETQLTHVRQGQRASIAVDAYPGMLLRGTVHSIAPATGATFAAIAPENATGNFTKVVQRIPVRIALDPGQDDGSRLRVGMSAEVRISTAAAMRRQLLQQVSAR from the coding sequence ATGCAAACAACCATACTGCGCTCACGCGCATTTCTTCTCGGCCTGGCCCTGCTGGCCTGCGCCCTCGCCTTTTGCGCCTGGCAACTACTGTTCGCCCGCGGCGACGAACAAGGCACCGACGACGCCTTCGTCAGCGCCGACTACACCGTGCTCTCCCCCAAGGTGGGCGGCATCGTGCGGGAAGTGCTGGTGGAAGACAACCAGACTGTCAAGGCGGGTCAGCTGCTGGCGCGCATCGACGACCGCGACTATCAGGCCGCCGCCGCCTCGGCCCGCGCCGAGGTAGCCGGCGCCGAAGCGCAGCTGGCCAATGCCCGCGCCACCTTGCAGCGCCAGCAATCGGTGATCGAGCAAGCCACGACCCTGGTCGACGCCAACCAGGCGGAAGACAAGCTGGCGCAGCAGGAACTGGCCCGCTCAACGCACCTGGCAGGCCAGGGCGCGGGCAGCGTGCAGAACGCGCAGCAGGCGCAATCGCGCTTCGACGTGAGCCGGGCGCGCCTGGCGCAAAACCGCGCCGCCCTCGTCGCCACCCGCAAGCAGACGGACATTTTACAGGCGCAGCAAGGCGCGGCCGAAGCGGCCCTGCTGCGCGCCCGCGCCAGCCTGCAGCGGGCCGAACTTGATTTGTCGCATACGCAGCTGCGCGCCCCCATCGACGGCATCGTGGGACGCCGCGCCGTGCGCGTCGGCGCCCTGGTGGCGCCCGGCGCCAGCCTGATGGCCGTGGTGCCCCTGAACCGCAGCTTCGTCATCGCCAACCTGCAGGAAACCCAGCTCACGCACGTGCGCCAGGGCCAGCGCGCCAGCATCGCCGTCGACGCCTATCCGGGCATGCTCCTGCGCGGCACGGTGCACAGCATCGCGCCCGCCACGGGCGCGACCTTTGCCGCCATCGCGCCGGAAAACGCCACCGGCAACTTCACCAAGGTGGTGCAGCGCATCCCCGTCAGGATCGCGCTCGATCCGGGCCAGGATGACGGCAGCCGCCTGCGCGTGGGCATGTCGGCCGAAGTGCGCATTAGTACAGCTGCGGCCATGCGCCGTCAACTGCTGCAACAGGTGAGCGCGCGATGA
- a CDS encoding heme/hemin ABC transporter substrate-binding protein, producing the protein MRRMIAASVARRIALKKMGAGALALAAPMQVLAAVTDAGKPLAKARRIVSVGGALTEIVYALEAQGELVGVDTTSLYPAVARQLPQVGYARTLSAEGVLSLAPTQLIATEEAGPQAVLRQVREAGVPVAVLSANNRFEGLLERVKQVGRITGRAEPAARLAQSLQQQWSGALATVQQRQHAPVRVLFILAHAPNQVMVGGRETGADAMLAYAGAVNVMGGQGGFAGYKPLTPEAVIAARPDIVLVTDQGLKASGGVDGILNLPGLAQTPAGRKHRIVSQEAMLLLGFGPRMPQALAELDAAFAKAMAA; encoded by the coding sequence ATGCGCCGCATGATCGCCGCCAGCGTGGCGCGCCGCATCGCGCTGAAAAAGATGGGGGCGGGAGCATTGGCCCTGGCCGCGCCGATGCAGGTGCTGGCGGCAGTGACCGACGCGGGCAAGCCGCTGGCCAAGGCGCGGCGCATCGTCAGCGTGGGCGGTGCCCTGACGGAAATCGTGTATGCGCTCGAAGCGCAGGGCGAACTGGTGGGCGTCGACACCACTTCGCTGTATCCGGCCGTGGCGCGGCAGCTGCCGCAGGTCGGCTATGCGCGCACCCTGTCGGCCGAAGGCGTGCTGTCGCTGGCGCCCACGCAGCTGATCGCCACCGAGGAAGCGGGGCCGCAAGCGGTGCTGCGCCAGGTGCGCGAGGCGGGCGTGCCGGTGGCGGTGCTGAGCGCGAACAACCGATTCGAAGGCTTGCTCGAACGGGTAAAGCAGGTGGGCCGCATCACGGGCCGCGCCGAGCCCGCCGCGCGCCTGGCGCAAAGCCTGCAGCAGCAGTGGAGCGGCGCCCTGGCCACGGTGCAGCAGCGCCAGCATGCGCCCGTACGCGTGCTGTTCATCCTCGCCCATGCGCCGAACCAGGTAATGGTGGGCGGGCGCGAGACGGGCGCCGATGCCATGCTCGCGTATGCGGGCGCCGTCAACGTGATGGGCGGGCAGGGCGGATTCGCCGGCTACAAACCGCTCACGCCTGAAGCCGTGATCGCCGCGCGGCCCGACATCGTGCTCGTCACCGACCAGGGCTTGAAAGCTTCGGGCGGCGTGGACGGCATCCTGAACCTGCCAGGCCTGGCGCAGACGCCGGCCGGGCGCAAGCACCGCATCGTCTCGCAGGAAGCCATGCTGCTGCTGGGCTTTGGCCCGCGCATGCCGCAGGCGCTGGCGGAACTCGACGCCGCTTTCGCCAAAGCCATGGCCGCATGA
- a CDS encoding hemin-degrading factor → MPPICNIELVTSEFARLRREKKARHRDIAEELGIAEGELIAAHAGLSLADGALLGAERLQADWPAIIAALEPLGEVMALTRNASCVHEKTGVYRKASHNNHVGLVLGGDIDLRVFYRQWAHGFAVRELGEKEVQRSLQFFDAAGHAVHKIFLKPQSDIAAYDALVARFADADQTAGIAVTAPLPAPAELPDAQIDVAGFRAAWADLRDTHEFFTLLKKYAVSRLQGLRLAEARFVQQIDKSCVLDLLNDAALEKVSIMAFVGNAGMIQIHSGPVHKIAVMGPWINVLDQRFNLHLREDHIASAWVVKKPTVDGLVTSVELFDAKGDTIVMFFGERKPGVHELCEWRHIVDRVAQEGELCAA, encoded by the coding sequence ATGCCCCCTATTTGCAATATCGAGCTGGTCACCAGCGAATTTGCCCGCCTGCGCCGCGAAAAGAAGGCCCGCCACCGCGACATCGCCGAGGAACTGGGCATAGCCGAAGGCGAGCTGATCGCTGCGCATGCGGGCCTGTCGCTGGCCGATGGCGCCTTGCTGGGCGCCGAGCGCCTGCAGGCCGACTGGCCCGCCATCATCGCCGCGCTGGAGCCGCTGGGCGAAGTCATGGCGCTGACGCGCAACGCCTCGTGCGTGCATGAAAAGACGGGCGTCTACCGAAAAGCCAGTCACAACAACCATGTGGGCCTGGTGCTCGGTGGCGACATCGACCTGCGCGTGTTTTACCGCCAGTGGGCGCATGGCTTTGCCGTGCGCGAGCTGGGTGAAAAGGAAGTGCAGCGCAGCCTGCAGTTTTTCGATGCGGCCGGCCACGCCGTGCACAAGATTTTCCTCAAGCCGCAAAGCGATATTGCCGCCTACGACGCGCTGGTGGCGCGCTTTGCCGATGCCGACCAGACGGCCGGCATCGCCGTGACGGCACCGCTGCCGGCGCCGGCCGAATTGCCCGACGCGCAAATCGACGTGGCCGGTTTTCGCGCCGCCTGGGCCGACTTGCGCGACACGCACGAATTCTTCACTTTGCTGAAAAAATATGCGGTCTCGCGCCTGCAGGGCCTGCGCCTGGCCGAAGCGCGCTTCGTGCAGCAGATCGACAAATCCTGCGTGCTCGACCTGCTCAACGATGCCGCGCTGGAAAAAGTATCCATCATGGCCTTCGTCGGCAATGCCGGCATGATCCAGATCCATTCGGGGCCCGTGCACAAGATCGCCGTGATGGGGCCATGGATCAATGTCCTCGACCAGCGCTTCAACCTGCATTTGCGCGAAGACCATATCGCCAGCGCCTGGGTGGTGAAAAAGCCCACCGTCGACGGCCTGGTGACGTCGGTGGAACTGTTCGATGCGAAGGGCGACACCATCGTCATGTTCTTCGGCGAACGCAAGCCGGGCGTGCATGAATTGTGCGAATGGCGCCATATCGTCGACAGAGTGGCGCAGGAGGGCGAATTATGCGCCGCATGA
- a CDS encoding MFS transporter, protein MSAVLLPGAIPTMAPPPPSPPAPPVFGPRLATGLAGVLLAVLVSGLNENITKVALADIRGAMGIARDDASWLVALYAAASVSAMAFAPWCSVTFSLRRLTAAAIVVCMAAGVLCPFAPNLSVLMFLRVVQGAAGGALPPMLMTVALRFLPPNIKLYGLGGYALSATFGPSLGTPLAAFWTEYLGWQWAFWQVVPGSIVALLMVSWGLPQDPLRLERFRQFDWRGLLLGLPAISMLVVGLLQGERLAWFASPLICVLLGGGLLLLVLFFVNEWSHPLPFFKLQLLSRRNLSHALLTLGGVLFVLLAMILIPSSYLAQVHAYRPLQTAPVMLMVALPQLVALPLVAALCNIRAVDCRWVLAIGLALLALSCVLGARMSPDWIRTHFYLLQAVQIFAQPMAVIPLLLLATTGLAPQDGPFASAWFNTIKGMSAVVATGVLDALITRRNHFHSTVLSERLGNLPGVVDVPGLSARMHAQVVTLTSSDLYLCVAAIALAMIVIIPILPTRVYPPRAA, encoded by the coding sequence GTGTCCGCTGTATTACTTCCTGGCGCCATCCCGACGATGGCGCCGCCTCCCCCTTCACCGCCGGCGCCACCCGTCTTTGGTCCGCGCCTGGCCACCGGCCTGGCCGGCGTGCTGCTGGCCGTGCTGGTATCGGGCCTGAATGAAAACATCACCAAGGTCGCGCTGGCCGACATCCGCGGCGCCATGGGCATCGCGCGCGACGACGCCAGCTGGCTCGTGGCCCTGTATGCGGCCGCCTCGGTGTCGGCCATGGCGTTCGCGCCGTGGTGCTCCGTCACCTTCTCGCTGCGCCGCCTGACGGCCGCCGCCATCGTCGTCTGCATGGCCGCCGGCGTGCTTTGCCCGTTCGCGCCGAACCTGTCCGTGCTGATGTTCCTGCGCGTGGTGCAGGGCGCGGCCGGCGGCGCCTTGCCGCCCATGCTGATGACGGTGGCGCTGCGCTTCCTGCCGCCGAACATCAAGCTGTATGGCCTGGGCGGCTACGCGCTGAGCGCCACCTTCGGTCCCAGCCTGGGCACGCCGCTGGCCGCCTTCTGGACCGAGTACCTGGGCTGGCAATGGGCGTTCTGGCAAGTCGTCCCGGGCAGCATCGTCGCGCTGCTGATGGTGTCGTGGGGCTTGCCGCAAGACCCGCTGCGCCTCGAGCGTTTCCGTCAATTCGACTGGCGCGGCCTGCTGCTGGGTCTGCCCGCCATCAGCATGCTGGTGGTGGGCTTGCTGCAGGGCGAACGCCTGGCGTGGTTCGCCTCGCCCCTGATCTGCGTGCTGCTGGGTGGCGGTCTATTGCTGCTGGTGCTGTTCTTTGTCAATGAATGGTCGCATCCGCTGCCGTTCTTCAAGCTGCAGCTGCTGTCGCGGCGTAACCTCAGCCACGCCCTGCTGACCCTGGGCGGCGTGCTGTTCGTGCTGCTGGCCATGATCCTGATCCCTTCGTCCTACCTGGCGCAGGTGCACGCCTACCGCCCGCTGCAAACGGCGCCCGTGATGCTGATGGTGGCGCTGCCGCAGCTGGTCGCCCTGCCGCTGGTGGCCGCCCTGTGCAATATCCGCGCCGTCGACTGCCGCTGGGTGCTGGCCATCGGCCTGGCCCTGCTGGCCCTGTCCTGCGTGCTGGGTGCGCGCATGTCGCCGGACTGGATACGCACGCACTTCTACCTGCTGCAGGCGGTGCAGATCTTCGCGCAACCGATGGCCGTGATTCCCTTGCTGCTGCTGGCCACCACGGGCCTGGCGCCGCAGGATGGCCCCTTCGCCTCGGCCTGGTTCAACACCATCAAGGGCATGTCGGCCGTCGTCGCCACCGGCGTGCTCGACGCGCTGATCACGCGCCGCAACCATTTTCATTCGACGGTGCTCAGCGAGCGCCTGGGCAACCTGCCTGGCGTCGTGGACGTGCCGGGCCTGAGTGCGCGCATGCATGCGCAAGTCGTCACCCTGACCTCGTCCGATCTGTACCTGTGCGTGGCGGCCATCGCGCTGGCCATGATTGTGATCATTCCCATCCTGCCGACGCGCGTCTATCCGCCGCGCGCAGCCTGA
- a CDS encoding efflux transporter outer membrane subunit — MKALIIFTALGLAGCASVGSDFQPPHHELGQQWRQAQDARFAAQQDAAIEQRWWDGFGDATLSSLLQRAAGANLDVLAAGSRLEQSRAARGVAGAAQGPSLGANGSYGRARNSEQGLSDPSRNNGQSAYNLWQGNLDAAWELDLWGRVRREVEAADAHVDVALETQRGVLLAVLAETARDYIELRGAQQTLAITQQLLDIARHTLDLTRIRLREGVATQLDEAEAAAHVATIEARLPPLQQREARLGNALALLLALPPQALQAELAAGKDIPAVAMQVQLGVPSGLAERRPDIRRAETQLHAATAAIGVAQGDFYPRITLSGSIGLQAMQLSDIGWDAKRFAFGPGFSVPLFDGGRLRGKLQLREAQQQEAAIAYRQTVLAAWHEVEDALSGYQANARRQASLDEAVRQGRRALGSAELRYRQGGTDLINVLHVQNTLLNNEAALVDSRATASLSLVQVYKALGGGWQAFSTTSQGSTP, encoded by the coding sequence ATGAAAGCACTGATCATTTTCACGGCCCTGGGCCTGGCCGGCTGCGCCAGCGTCGGCAGCGACTTCCAGCCTCCGCACCACGAGCTGGGGCAGCAATGGCGCCAGGCGCAGGATGCCCGTTTCGCCGCCCAGCAGGACGCCGCCATCGAGCAACGCTGGTGGGACGGCTTCGGCGATGCCACCCTGTCTTCCCTGCTGCAGCGCGCCGCCGGCGCCAACCTCGACGTGCTGGCGGCCGGCAGCCGGCTGGAACAAAGCCGCGCCGCGCGCGGCGTGGCCGGTGCCGCGCAAGGCCCGTCCCTGGGCGCAAATGGCAGCTACGGCCGCGCGCGCAACAGCGAGCAGGGCTTGAGCGACCCGTCGCGCAACAACGGCCAGTCAGCCTACAACCTGTGGCAAGGCAACCTCGACGCCGCCTGGGAGCTGGACCTGTGGGGCCGCGTGCGCCGTGAAGTGGAAGCGGCTGACGCGCACGTCGACGTGGCGCTGGAAACGCAGCGCGGCGTGCTGCTGGCCGTACTGGCCGAGACGGCGCGCGACTACATCGAGCTGCGCGGCGCGCAGCAGACGCTGGCCATCACGCAGCAGCTGCTCGATATCGCCCGCCATACCCTGGACCTGACCCGCATCCGCCTGCGCGAAGGCGTGGCGACGCAACTCGACGAAGCCGAGGCGGCGGCCCACGTGGCCACCATCGAAGCACGCCTGCCGCCGCTGCAGCAGCGCGAAGCGCGCCTGGGCAACGCCCTCGCCCTCTTGCTGGCGCTGCCGCCGCAAGCCTTGCAGGCGGAACTGGCGGCGGGCAAGGACATTCCGGCCGTGGCCATGCAGGTGCAACTGGGCGTGCCGAGCGGCCTGGCCGAGCGGCGTCCCGACATCCGCCGTGCCGAAACGCAGCTGCACGCGGCCACGGCCGCCATCGGCGTAGCGCAAGGCGATTTTTATCCGCGCATCACGCTGTCGGGCAGCATCGGCCTGCAAGCGATGCAGCTGTCCGACATCGGCTGGGACGCCAAACGCTTTGCCTTCGGCCCCGGTTTCAGCGTGCCCCTGTTCGATGGCGGCCGCCTGCGCGGCAAACTGCAATTGCGCGAGGCGCAGCAGCAGGAAGCGGCCATCGCCTACCGCCAGACGGTGCTGGCCGCCTGGCACGAAGTGGAAGACGCGCTCTCTGGCTACCAGGCCAACGCCCGCCGCCAGGCCAGCCTCGATGAAGCCGTCAGGCAGGGACGGCGGGCGCTGGGCAGCGCGGAACTGCGGTACCGCCAGGGCGGCACGGACTTGATCAACGTGCTGCACGTGCAAAACACCTTATTGAACAACGAAGCGGCGCTGGTCGACAGCCGCGCCACCGCCTCGCTGTCGCTGGTCCAGGTCTACAAGGCGCTGGGCGGCGGCTGGCAAGCATTTTCAACCACCTCGCAAGGAAGCACGCCATGA
- a CDS encoding DMT family transporter, with amino-acid sequence MSDRRAVALVLLSAAGFGSSAVFAKAAYASGVNPSTMLALRFVIAAMLLLPLVWLGGWRLPRGRLLAGYMLMGLMYTAQSQGYFNALMYASSGLCGMLLYVYPVLVTILALALGWEKLDRRMLVLMALAIAGMAITLGGKLQGQPIGIALALMAAGVYAVYILFGNSLSKSRENIHPLAACVVILGTAGLSNSAIALWQGVSLPGTATGWLAVSAIALFSTAIAIAAFFAGVAQIGAAKASIISTFEPVITMAFGVTLLKESVSGTQLLGGAMVLAAVVLLAQRPAPKAAAMPGVQASA; translated from the coding sequence ATGTCTGATCGCCGCGCCGTTGCGCTGGTGTTGCTGTCGGCCGCCGGTTTCGGCAGTTCCGCAGTGTTTGCCAAGGCGGCCTATGCGTCCGGGGTCAACCCGTCGACCATGCTGGCCTTGCGTTTCGTCATCGCCGCCATGCTGTTGCTGCCGCTCGTGTGGCTGGGCGGCTGGCGCTTGCCGCGCGGCCGCCTGCTGGCCGGCTACATGCTGATGGGCCTGATGTACACGGCCCAGTCGCAAGGCTATTTCAATGCCCTCATGTATGCCAGCAGCGGCCTGTGCGGCATGCTGCTGTACGTGTATCCCGTTCTGGTCACCATCCTCGCGCTGGCCTTGGGCTGGGAAAAGCTGGACCGGCGCATGCTGGTGCTGATGGCGCTGGCCATTGCCGGCATGGCCATCACCCTGGGCGGCAAGCTGCAGGGCCAGCCCATCGGCATCGCCCTGGCCTTGATGGCGGCCGGCGTGTACGCCGTGTACATCCTGTTTGGCAACAGCCTGTCGAAAAGCCGCGAGAATATTCACCCATTGGCCGCTTGCGTCGTGATTCTGGGCACGGCGGGCCTGTCGAACAGTGCGATTGCCTTGTGGCAAGGCGTGTCCTTGCCGGGCACGGCGACGGGCTGGCTGGCCGTCAGCGCCATCGCCCTGTTCTCGACGGCCATCGCGATCGCCGCCTTCTTTGCCGGCGTGGCGCAGATCGGCGCGGCCAAGGCGTCGATCATTTCGACGTTTGAACCCGTCATCACGATGGCGTTCGGCGTGACCTTGCTGAAGGAATCCGTCAGCGGCACGCAGTTGCTGGGCGGCGCCATGGTGCTGGCCGCCGTGGTCTTGCTGGCGCAGCGGCCCGCGCCCAAGGCAGCGGCCATGCCGGGCGTGCAGGCCAGCGCCTGA
- a CDS encoding FecCD family ABC transporter permease → MNVASLVSAAPWRWPRWGAGGLLAAALAGGLLVAVQAGAVPVTLADWLAPFQAGDAALSGGAYVLWHIRLPRALFAALIGAALALAGGLTQGLFRNPLADPGLLGVSSGAACAGAATIVFAASLHVAPELRVWLLPAAAFAGAMLICVLLDRVARWATPGSIVGLLLTGVALNAITVAVMGLCIYLASDDQLRTLTFWTLGSLSAGSWRQVAALLVVLAGALWATRFLMRSLNALALGEAQALHVGIDVGRLRTQVIVLVAVLTGFAVAWCGGIGFIGLIAPHLVRTWLGADQRKVLPLAMLMGGLLLLSADTLARTVAIPAEVPVGIFTALLGGPFFLMLLRRFRHGTA, encoded by the coding sequence ATGAACGTGGCCTCCCTGGTCTCCGCCGCGCCCTGGCGCTGGCCACGCTGGGGCGCCGGCGGGCTGCTGGCCGCCGCACTGGCTGGCGGCCTGCTCGTCGCCGTGCAGGCGGGCGCCGTGCCCGTGACCCTGGCCGACTGGCTGGCGCCGTTTCAAGCGGGCGACGCGGCGCTGTCCGGCGGCGCGTACGTGCTGTGGCATATCCGTTTGCCGCGCGCGCTGTTCGCCGCCCTGATCGGCGCCGCGCTGGCGCTGGCCGGCGGCCTGACGCAAGGGCTGTTCCGCAATCCGCTGGCCGACCCGGGACTGCTGGGCGTGAGCAGCGGCGCCGCCTGCGCGGGCGCGGCCACCATCGTCTTCGCCGCCAGCCTGCACGTGGCGCCCGAACTGCGCGTGTGGCTGCTGCCGGCCGCCGCGTTTGCGGGCGCCATGCTCATTTGCGTGCTGCTCGACCGGGTCGCCCGCTGGGCCACGCCCGGTTCCATCGTCGGCCTGCTGCTGACGGGCGTGGCGCTGAACGCCATCACGGTGGCCGTCATGGGCCTGTGCATCTACCTGGCCAGCGACGATCAATTGCGCACCCTGACTTTCTGGACGTTAGGCTCGCTGTCGGCCGGCAGCTGGCGCCAGGTGGCTGCCCTGCTGGTGGTGCTGGCCGGCGCGCTGTGGGCCACGCGTTTCCTGATGCGTTCCCTGAACGCGCTGGCGCTGGGCGAGGCGCAGGCGCTGCACGTGGGTATCGACGTGGGCCGCCTGCGCACGCAGGTGATCGTGCTGGTGGCCGTGCTGACGGGGTTTGCCGTCGCCTGGTGCGGCGGCATCGGCTTCATCGGCCTGATCGCGCCGCATCTGGTGCGCACCTGGCTGGGGGCCGACCAGCGCAAGGTATTGCCGCTGGCGATGCTGATGGGCGGCTTGCTGCTGCTGTCGGCCGACACCCTGGCGCGCACGGTGGCCATTCCCGCGGAAGTCCCCGTCGGCATTTTCACGGCCTTGCTGGGCGGGCCATTTTTCCTGATGCTGTTGCGGCGCTTCCGCCACGGCACCGCCTGA